The region CAGCGTGCGGGGCTGCTTAAATGCGCACGAGACAACACAAGGGCTGCGGGCTCGGGCCACCGCGTCCAGCAGCCACGTGGCCCCGCGGGCCCGGCCCTCCGCGCCCGCCGCGAGAGCTGCGCTCAGCCCACCGCCCCTGGGCCGGCACGCCGGCGACGCTAGCTCCCCGGTCCCTGCCAGCGCCTCCGCGGCGCGTACGGCGCTTTCCGGCGCGGGGCGCGGTACTCACGCGCCAGCCAAGGACGGGGCAACAGAGGGCACACCCCGCGGAACAGGCAGCTGAGGAAAGGGACGGCCGCGCCGGCCGCGCACGGGAAATGAAGCCTCGGGCTCTACCACGCGCTTCGGGGCCGGCCTCGGGAGAGGCGGCTCGCGCGCACGCCCCGCCTCGCGGGCGGCGCCCTCCGCGCGACTCTCCCGCCCTGCAGAGACCGAGGCAGTGGGCGACCACCGCGGGGCTCGCTCTCTCCCAGGGCAGACGGAGCTTCCATCCGGGAAAAGGACCGCAGCGCTCCCGCCCCCAGCTCTCCGAGCAGTGGGCTCGTCCGCCGGGGCGGGGCTGGAGGCCGGACGCGCCTGGTGAcgcgcggcgcggggcggggccggcgcgCCTGCGCCGCCGAGCTGGCGAGACAAAGGGGTGGGCCGCGGCCGGCCCCGCcccccgcgccccgccccgcgcggCCGGCCGGGCCGGCGTGTGGCCCCCGCGCCCCTGCTGCTGCCATGTACCCCGCGGGTCCCGCGGCAGGCTCGACTCCGCACCGCGGCCGGCGTCCCCCGGCCGGGCGCCCTGCACAGCCACCGCGGCCCCCTGCATCCGCCCAAGCCCCCGGCGCACGGCCGCCGCCCCCCGCGCCCGGGCCGCGGCCCCGCGTGGCCGTGAAGATGGCTTTCCGAAAGGCCTACTCCATCAAGGACAAGCTGCAGGCCATAGAGCGCGTCAAGGGTGGCGAGCGGCAAGCCAGCGTGTGCCGCGACTTCGGAGTGCCCGGCGGCACGCTGCGCGGCTGGCTCAAGGACGAGCCCAAACTGCGCTGGTTCCTGGAGCAGCTGGGCGGCGAGGTGGGCACACAGCGCAAGAAAATGCGGCTGGCCAACGAGGAGGAGATCGACCGCGCCGTCTACTCATGGTTCCTGGCGCTTCGCCAGCACGGTGTGCCGCTGTCGGGGCCGCTCATCCAGGCGCAGGCCGAGGCCTTCGCACGCCAGATCTACGGGCCCGAGTGCACGTTCAAGGCCAGCCACGGCTGGTTCTGGCGCTGGCAGAAGCGCCACGGCATCTCCAGTCAACGCATCTACGGCGAAGCCGAGCCAGCGGCCGCGGGCCCCGCGCCTGGTCCGCTGGTCAAGCAGGAGCCCGCGCTGCCTCCCGGCTCCGGCCCCCTCCCCGACCGGGCCCCGGGTCCCCCGCCGCCCACTGAGGGCGGCTATGGCGATGAGCAGATCTACAACGCCAACGTCACTGGCCTCTACTGGAAGCTGCTTCCGGAGCAGGCCGCGCCACCAGGCGCAGGGGACCCTAGCGCTGGGGACTGTGCCCGACGCTGGCGGGGCGACCGGGTGACTGTGCTGCTAGCTGCTAACCTGACCGGCAGCCACAAGCTGAAGCCGCTGGTCATCGGGCAGTTGCCAGACCCGCCCAGTCTGCGCCACCACAACCAGGACAAGTTTCCAGCCTCATACCGCTACAGCCCGGACGCCTGGCTCAGCCGCCCGTTGCTGCGGGGCTGGTTCTTCGAGGAATTCGTCCCCGGTGTCAGACGCTACCTGCGCCGCAGCTGCCTGCAGCAGAAGGCTGTGCTGCTGGTGGCCCACCCGCCCTGCCCGAGCCCAGCCACCAGGGTGCCTGCCCTGGAGGAGAGCGAGGAGACCCCCAGGCGGTGCCGGCCTGAGCCCCTCGGCCCTCCGGAGGAACTGCAGACCCCTGACGGGGCCGTGCGGGTGCTGTTCCTGTCCAAGGGCAGCAGCAGGGCGCACATCCCAGCCCCGTTGGAACAGGGAGTGGTGGCTGCCTTCAAGCAGCTATACAAGCGGGAGCTGCTGCGGCTTGCTGTGTCCTGTGCTGGAGGTTCCCCGCTGGACTTCATGCGCAGCTTCATGCTCAAGGACATGCTCTACCTGGCTGGCCTTTCCTGGGACCTGGTGCAGGCTGGCAGCATTGAGCGCTGCTGGCTGCTGGGCTTACGGGCAGCCTTTGAGCCCCGGCCAGCGGAGGAGTGTGCTGGGCAGCCGGCAGGCCAGGCGGAGGAGGCTGCGGAACACAGCAGGGTGCTTAGCGACCTCACACACCTGGCAGCCCTGGCCTACAAGCGCCTAGCACCTGAGGAGGTGGCCGAGTGGCTGCACCTGGACGATGACGGGGGGCTGCCCATTGGCTTCAGAGAGGAGGCAGGTCTGGGCAGGCCCCCTGCTCTGGCCCCTCCATCCCCAGCCAGCCTGTCCTCTGTCATGgggggcagagaggaggaggcCGCTGTGCCCACCGCTGGGGAGGCTGTTCGGGGTCTGGAGACGGCTCTGCAGTGGCTGGAGAGCCAGGACCCCCGCGAGGTGGGGCCGCTGAAGCTGGTGCAGCTGCGCTCGCTGATCAGCATGGCCCGGAGGCTGGGGGGCATCGGGCCTTCTCCGGCAGTCCCTGACGATGGAGTGTGACCAAGCCAGCCCGAGTGGCCCCCTAGTGGCCTTTCTGTTGCTGCACTTAGAGGGAAGGGACACAGAGTCTTCccatctcctctcctttcctcccctgtGGTGGCCCACCCCGTGGCTCAGGGTTGCAGGGATCCTGGCCCAGTCTGCTTGGAGGGGCTATGTTGGTGAAGGGTCATTCTGCACCATGACCCCTCAGTCTCCTGGGAGGAAAGCTGGAAGAGTCTCATGCTCCTCCCTGGGCAAGCACACACGTGCGGTCTGTGGTCTTAGCCAGTGTCCCCTCCCATGCTAGCCTATCAAGTACATGCCACTGCACTTCTCAGAGAGCAACTGGTTGTTCCGACCCTGGCCCCTGTGGGGCTGAAACCTCCAGCCCCATGCCTGCCTGcgcctcctgccctccccacagcGGCCCATCCCTTGCACTGGACAAGGGCCCAGCCCTCCGGTCTGTCTGGAGCTCTGGTGCTTCCTGGTTCCTGGGCCACAGCTGTGCGATCACACCATTCTCTTTAAGTCCGATTTTACAGGTAGTTTTCAGGGGGGCCAGGTTGGTGTCTCCGTCCTCAGCCTGCGGCTGGTCTCAGAGGATGCCTCtgtgggctgggaagggaggtGGTGCCCAGTACCCCTGAGGACCTTCCGGATGCAGTGGGGAAGTAGATTTCTGTTCAGCTTGggtttttaattttccttaagaAATTTCCATTCTTAACAGCTCTCTTATTTAGGAGGGCTGGCGAGTGGCCAGACTTGGTCTTTGGTGACTTCACCAATGACCGGACAAGCTCCTGCATCCCTCCACCACCAGCCCACTTTGTCCAGCCTGGGGGCCTGGAGCCATCCCACCACCTGGGAGCAGGCCTGCAGCACTGACAGCTGTGCCAGGACGATCCCACTGTGCCTTAGTGCCCCCCCAAGGCTTCTTTGTCTCTCCTGGCACTGCCAAGGGTGTGGCTGAGGCGCCACTTCCCATGGCCCAGGAGTCAGGCTTCAGGGTGGGGGGCGCAGTTTGAAAGAGGGAGGAAACGGCCCCTGTGTTACTGTCCAGCTCTTACATGGTTCTGCTTCTTCATCCAGCCCTAGATTCAGAATCTTACTGGTGGTCTGAGACCAAGAGATGCCCGTTCCTCCCAGAGGCTTTCTTTGTAGAGCTGCTGCCCTTGTGAGGGGCTCAGGGCTGGGTTTGAGGCACTGCTGGCCTCTACCCTGGTCCTCTCCTGTGCCCTGTGCTCCTGGCGGTCTGAACTGCAGAGGCTGCACATGGGGGTGTGGGGCGGGAGGGAACGGCTGTGTGCCACAGGCAGGCAGCTGGAGGGAGTCCCCAGAGCAATCTCCGTGTAAGTCCAAGAACAGAAATTGTTTCTTGGAACCGCACCTAGGCAAAAGAAATCTCAACTCTGAAAGCTGCAGGAAGGTGTGGAACATGGGATCTAGAGGAAGCTAGGCTTCGCTTGCCAGGGACAGGGGTCAGTCTGAGATTCACTTCCGGCTGTATTTAGCCTGCGTCCTTAGAGGAGCCTCAGGAAGACTGAGGTTGGCTGTTGGTCTCGGGGGCTTCATGAAGTCTTGCATGTCACACCATCGGCCTCCAGCTGAAGGCAACCCAGAGCCTCAGAGCTGGGAGCTCCCGGTTGTGGCCAGCCCACTGGGCCTCTGCTCTGCCAGGCCTGCCTgcaggggtgtgtggggaggcagACCTCAGGGCCCAGCTGGGCATCAAGCGAGGGTGCATGTGGGGCTCAACATAGCCCAGGGTGGCCTCTGGTAGTGGCCCCCTCTTGCCAAGGTACCCATCTTGTCTTTCCATCTCTCTTCCCCCGTGGGCCTGGGCGGTGTCAGGAGCAGGGCCTCTTGCCTGCCTCTTTGGGCTCACAGTCACTCTCCTCCCTGGCTCAAGTCCATGAGAAATCACAGGGAGGGTGGCCCCGGCATCTGTCCCCAGGAGAATGGCTGGAGTGGACCCTGGGTGGCTTCACCCAGCAGCCTGTGCCTCAGTGCTGTTCTCCGCGGGGCCCGTGGGCATCTGAGGCACTTGGTTTGTCATATTAGTAGGAACAGGAGAGTGAAGTGGATGTCACTGGGGAGGGGTGTCAGTTGATGCTGCTGGAATTTCTACAATAGCCTTGTCTGCCTGCTGAGTGCCAGGAGCCATGCCAGAAACAGGGTTTCTTGTTCTTCAGAATCACACATTCCCTGCAAGGGTATGGGGACCCCTGCACCCTGAGAGGTGCTCAGGGACACAGTTGCCCACCTCTCCCTTTCCTGTTCACAGCCCTTTGACCAAATACTCTTGGCAGTGAAGGCCACTGCTCTTCCAGAAAGTGACCCTGGGTCTGGGTCATTGTTACAGCTCAGTGGTGGGCTTGGCAGTGGGCCAGGGAATGGGTGCATGGGGATAAGATGACTGAGCCCACAGGCTTCTGCTATATGAGGCCAGGCTGCAACAGAGAGGGCCTGTTTGAGCAGCACAGCCTTGCTTGAGGGGGCTGCCTGCTTGGCAAGTGACCCCCTAGATGTCATCAGCGTGGTGTGAGAGGAGGGGGTGCACCCTTGAGAACCCCCAGCCTGTTGGCCTGAGTGCAGGTCAGGATTGCTGTGGGGATCCTGGAGGGTGGGCAGTTTGGCTTCAGGCTAAGGGTGCCAGTGGGTGGGGCTGACTCCCCTGGCTCGTCCTTGAGAGGGCTCTGGGCTTTTGGGGTGCATGCCCTGTTGAGGGACCCTTTCACACCCAAACTTGGTGATGGTGGAAATTTACCTGGTCAGACAAGCCTGGTGTGCTTTATAATAAAGGTTCAGTGTGTCAACTTCATATGTATCTCTGTCGTAATGCCTTACCTGTTCTCTCTCTCAATCCAAATGCTTGGATCTAGAACATCTCATAATTtggaagtggggtggggagggtgtaaAATTGGAGCAACATTGACAAAAGAAGATGCCGTTGTTATATCCACCAGTTTCTTGAGAAAGTAATTATAGCCTGTGGTATAAGGGAGGCCATGGCCATCCAATGACTGGGCTGTGACCTTGCCCTCCCAAAGTTGCCCTTCATGGGCCAGGCCATCACCGTCTGGGCCAGGCTGCCCCTCCAGTGAGGTTGGGGGCTCACGGAGGCACCTCATTTGAACAGTGCAGTGGCctgcctggggtggggctgggcagaGCTGTCTTTGCCCTTAAGCAGAGCCCGCCCCAGTCCCCAGGGATTCTGCTGAGGGTGAGGTCAGGGTGCAGAAGGTGGCCACCCTACCCTTGCTGCAGGTGCTCAGGTGACAATATACAACCAGGACAGAAAGCCTCTACCCCACCAGCTACCAGGTCTGTCTGACCCCATGACCTGGGCCTTGGCTGAGATGCACTTCCAGGCACTTGGTATTTGGTTTTATCAGCCTCCAATTAAATATAGGCCACTCCATGCTACAGGACagtatttttattcccatttcacagataaatcAGGTGTGGAACTGGACTCAGATTGACCCTTGTAACAAGCAGAAAAGCATAGCCAGTCTGCTATGGGTCAGCCAGGGCCCATAGCAGAAAAGCTAGCCAGGTTGGGGTGGGAGGCACGAACTTCAGGGCTGGGAGGGTTGGGGAGGATAGGGTGAGGGGCTGCGGGTGAGTGCAGACTGGGAGGCTGCGGATGGAGAGAGCAGGGCTGCTCAAGAGCAGCCCTGCCGTGTGCATGTGCTGAGCCGTCCAGGCAATGGCAGGTGAATTCGCTGAGTCTGCGAGCCCACCAGCAGCACAGCAGGGGCACCAGCCCCCTCCGCCCATGCACAGTCTCAGGAGGCCACCAGGTGGAAGTGAGGGGAGCTCTAGCACTCAGGcctgtgtggggtggggaggccccagagtGCCCAGAGCTGCAGGCAGCCTGCCCCCTTCCAAAGGCTTCAAGGCCTTGCTTCGGGCCCCAcgttcctggctttcctggccTGGTGGTCTGTTCAGGGACATGACCAAGAACCAAGTCCTGCAGACAGAGGTCATGTGACACTCGAGGACTCCTGACCCAAAGCTGTCATCAGGGCAGCTAGGGGCTAGGGGAGGCGCCCATACTCAGCTAAAGCCAGGTCTCTGCTCCCCAGTGGCCAGGGCCCATCCTCCCAGACCTCGGGCAGCTCTTCCACCAGCCTGCTGACCGGAGCAGAGGCAGGCCTGCCCAGCACCCTGCTCGTGAGGGCTCCCGGGGGGGACCTGGATCAGCTCCTCCTCAGCCAGGGAGGCAGCACCCAGTCCCCCTCTCTTCCCAGTGGCTGTTAGAATCAGAGCCCAGCTCCCTGGGGTAGCCCCACCCTGAGGCTGGCCAACCCACAGACAGGACAGATGTGGTGGCATGACACCGCTGGCTTTGCTGAGagggtctctgcctctgccccccGCAGCTGGCTGACCACACGGGGTACCTGACCAGCAGTGCCAGCACTTGGGGCTTCAGGTTCCAGACCACTCCTTACGGAGGGCCTCCACCACAGTGTCTTCTTCCCCACAGGGACGTGGGGGTAGTTCCCCCTGGGGAGGGGACCCCCTGCCTGCAAAGCCCTCCAGTCCTGTCCTGTCTGATTTCCTGGGAAGCTCTGGAGGCTCCTGCAGTTTGGAGAGGACTATAGTCCTTGGAAGGGGCCAGAGAgggagggactggggtggggggctgggctgTGGCCCTATGCAGTGCCTACCCCCTACTTCCTGCTGAGCTCTTTGGCCCGGCCGGTGGCGGCTTCCACCGCGCTCATGGTGGCTGCGCGCAGCCCGCCCTGCTCCAGGGCATGGAGCCCATAGATGGTAGTGCCCCCTGGTGTGCACACATCTGTCCGCAGCTGAGCTGGGTGCTGGCCCTTTTGCAGCAGCATCTTGGCTGTCCCCTGGGGAGAAGGGCATTGGGGGCTGGTCACTTGGAGGGGCAGGCAGTCCCGACTCCAGCTCAGCCCCACTGTGTAGCCTGCTTCATCATGCATTTCCTGACCTCGGCCCAGGTTCCATGGACCTGATGTCTCTCTCCCCACTGCTCCTGGATGCATACTAGCCTGTCCCATTTCACATGCTCCCCTGCATGACACTCACTAGCAGGGTCTGGGCAGCAATCCGGTGGGCCAGGCCACAGGGCATGCCCATCTTGACGGCACCTTCAGCCAGGGCCTCAGAGAAGGCACATACCTGTGGCATTGGGGGGCAGTGGGAGTCAAAACCAACACTCTCCTGGACATAGTTCCCAGTCTGGAGAAGGTCCAGAACCTTCAGGAACATGGTCCAGTGTGCCGGCCACCAGTGCAGGGCCCAGGGCCTAACTGGAGCACTCTTAGGCCTCAAAGGCCCAGGAAGACAATGACGTGGGGGAGAGCAGAGCTCACAGGCAGCCCAGGGACCAAGCCATTGAGTCTTAAGGGTAAAAGTCTTTGCGGGGACCTGGGAAGGCCCTGCTCTCTCAAGGGCTGGCCTTGGGTCAGGAAGCTGAAGGGAATAAGACACTCACAAATGCCACACCGCTGCCACTGATGCTGGTGTGGATGTCTACATAGGCTTCAGGTACCTCTTCGCACTGCCCGCAGGCCTCCAGCAGGGTCTGCAGGAGCTTGGCCTCACTGCTCCCGGCATGGCGGCCCCGAGCCACCACCATGGCCCCCTCCTGGACCACACAGGGTAGGTTGGGTGAGAGCCGCAGCACCTGTGTGGCTGGGGGCAGCAGCTGGCCAGAGAGAGACTGGAATCAGGGAGCCTGGGGGCTCAGCCCAGGCAGGCACATGCCTCAGCCAGTGGCAGGCTCCCTTGTTTCCCAGGTGTGGTGCCAGGAGGAACCCTAACCCTTTGGCCACGTCTGCCAGTTTCCTGCTACATGCCCCACCCATCCTAGCTTCCTGAAGGGTTAAGCCCAGGCTTGGGCCAGTCTGGGACAGCAAGCGGTGAGAAGCTGAATCTGGCCAGCAAGGGCTACTCTGGGTCAAAGCCTCAGCCCCCACCTCACCTCATGGGTCACTCACCTTCTCCAGGGTGCTCAGAGAGACCCCAGCAGCCACAGACACCAAGATGTGCTCAGTGGTGACCACAGGGGCCACCTCTACCAGGACAGCTGGCAGGATGTGGGGCTTGGTGGCAAAGAAGATAAGCGAGCATCTCTGCAGCACCTCCTGGTTGGAGTGGGTAGTCTGGCAGCCCAGAGCCTGCACCAGAACCCCAGGACCAGGACTGGGGGTAAGTGGGACGGGCCCAGATTATGGCCCTTCCTGCTGGAGGCTGCCCTGTATTCCCATGGGTCCCCTTGGGTCTCTCCCATTGCAAATGACTGTACCACCCCAACTCCCAAGGCTCAAGACGTACCCAGACCACCAGTTTTTGTTCAGGACCCAACTGTGCCTCACAGACCCGCCCTGATATCAGTACCTccaccagccctcccaccccAGTGAGTGCCCACAAccatcccaacacacacacatgtacatgtgcCCACTTGCATGCACTTTCATGCAAACatgtacatgtgcacacatgcatactTGTGTGTGCATgctcatgctcacacacactcacatgcacccCTTTACTTTGTCCTGGCTCTCCACAACCTTGGTTTTCCTTCCAGACTTTGACCTCCCCTTTCTTCATCCCAGCTGGTCTCAAAACTTTAGCTAAATAAGCAGTACTTCCCTGACCTCACGAAGTGTTTCAGAGGGACAGGAGCCAAGAGCTACCCCAGGCTCCTGGGGGGAAGTCTCAACTCAGAAGACCTGGACTCCGACTCACCTGGAAGTGGCAGAGGTTCCTGTCAGTTGGCGCACTGGCCAGCACGTGCTGA is a window of Manis pentadactyla isolate mManPen7 chromosome 3, mManPen7.hap1, whole genome shotgun sequence DNA encoding:
- the TIGD5 gene encoding tigger transposable element-derived protein 5 codes for the protein MYPAGPAAGSTPHRGRRPPAGRPAQPPRPPASAQAPGARPPPPAPGPRPRVAVKMAFRKAYSIKDKLQAIERVKGGERQASVCRDFGVPGGTLRGWLKDEPKLRWFLEQLGGEVGTQRKKMRLANEEEIDRAVYSWFLALRQHGVPLSGPLIQAQAEAFARQIYGPECTFKASHGWFWRWQKRHGISSQRIYGEAEPAAAGPAPGPLVKQEPALPPGSGPLPDRAPGPPPPTEGGYGDEQIYNANVTGLYWKLLPEQAAPPGAGDPSAGDCARRWRGDRVTVLLAANLTGSHKLKPLVIGQLPDPPSLRHHNQDKFPASYRYSPDAWLSRPLLRGWFFEEFVPGVRRYLRRSCLQQKAVLLVAHPPCPSPATRVPALEESEETPRRCRPEPLGPPEELQTPDGAVRVLFLSKGSSRAHIPAPLEQGVVAAFKQLYKRELLRLAVSCAGGSPLDFMRSFMLKDMLYLAGLSWDLVQAGSIERCWLLGLRAAFEPRPAEECAGQPAGQAEEAAEHSRVLSDLTHLAALAYKRLAPEEVAEWLHLDDDGGLPIGFREEAGLGRPPALAPPSPASLSSVMGGREEEAAVPTAGEAVRGLETALQWLESQDPREVGPLKLVQLRSLISMARRLGGIGPSPAVPDDGV
- the PYCR3 gene encoding pyrroline-5-carboxylate reductase 3 isoform X1; the encoded protein is MAAAAATSGPGPLRVGFVGAGRMAEAIAQGLIRAGKVEAQHVLASAPTDRNLCHFQALGCQTTHSNQEVLQRCSLIFFATKPHILPAVLVEVAPVVTTEHILVSVAAGVSLSTLEKLLPPATQVLRLSPNLPCVVQEGAMVVARGRHAGSSEAKLLQTLLEACGQCEEVPEAYVDIHTSISGSGVAFVCAFSEALAEGAVKMGMPCGLAHRIAAQTLLGTAKMLLQKGQHPAQLRTDVCTPGGTTIYGLHALEQGGLRAATMSAVEAATGRAKELSRK
- the PYCR3 gene encoding pyrroline-5-carboxylate reductase 3 isoform X2, translating into MAAAAATSGPGPLRVGFVGAGRMAEAIAQGLIRAGKVEAQHVLASAPTDRNLCHFQALGCQTTHSNQEVLQRCSLIFFATKPHILPAVLVEVAPVVTTEHILVSVAAGVSLSTLEKEGAMVVARGRHAGSSEAKLLQTLLEACGQCEEVPEAYVDIHTSISGSGVAFVCAFSEALAEGAVKMGMPCGLAHRIAAQTLLGTAKMLLQKGQHPAQLRTDVCTPGGTTIYGLHALEQGGLRAATMSAVEAATGRAKELSRK